In the Ilumatobacteraceae bacterium genome, one interval contains:
- a CDS encoding sulfotransferase domain-containing protein, which yields MNTFKKRARQTAAELGRQLTAPIGIATSTWRMLPDFLIVGAQRAGTTSLYKYLTQHPDVGSVRLGKGVHYFDTNADKSLAWYRSHFPLRPGVVPFGQRPTHVGEGAPYYLFHPECASRINTTLPSAKIIAILRDPIERAHSHWAHETARGFEDLSFERALDAEEERLEGQAQLLSEPTGYSFHHQHHSYVARGQYAEQVTRLRDVFGEDRVLILSSNELFTEPSEAYSKTLEFLGLSPFSAQFRVHNARTYEGIEPATEQRLARLFDESNERLVEMLGAEFDFRRG from the coding sequence ATGAACACGTTCAAGAAACGAGCCCGACAGACCGCCGCCGAACTCGGTCGTCAACTGACCGCTCCCATCGGGATCGCGACCTCGACGTGGCGAATGTTGCCGGACTTCCTCATCGTCGGCGCTCAGCGAGCGGGCACCACTTCGCTCTACAAGTACCTCACGCAGCATCCTGACGTCGGTTCGGTCCGTCTGGGTAAAGGGGTTCACTATTTCGACACGAACGCCGACAAGTCGCTCGCATGGTATCGGTCACACTTTCCGCTCCGCCCGGGAGTCGTGCCGTTCGGGCAGCGCCCGACTCACGTCGGCGAGGGCGCGCCGTACTATCTCTTTCATCCGGAGTGCGCGTCCCGGATCAACACCACCCTTCCATCGGCGAAGATCATCGCAATACTTCGAGATCCGATCGAGCGGGCTCATTCTCATTGGGCCCACGAAACGGCTCGAGGATTCGAGGACCTCTCCTTCGAACGAGCGCTCGACGCAGAGGAGGAGCGCTTGGAAGGTCAAGCGCAGCTCCTCTCCGAGCCGACCGGCTACAGTTTCCACCACCAACACCACTCGTATGTGGCGCGTGGCCAGTACGCCGAACAGGTCACACGTCTTCGAGACGTCTTCGGTGAAGATCGAGTTCTGATCCTGTCGTCGAACGAACTCTTCACCGAGCCCTCCGAGGCCTACTCCAAGACACTGGAATTTCTCGGTTTGAGCCCGTTCTCCGCCCAATTCAGGGTGCACAACGCTCGCACCTACGAGGGTATCGAGCCGGCTACCGAACAACGGCTCGCCAGACTGTTCGACGAGTCGAACGAACGGCTCGTGGAGATGCTCGGAGCCGAGTTCGACTTCCGTCGTGGCTGA
- a CDS encoding glycosyltransferase family 2 protein: MVRTSDSRSSADGSAAAPKISVVIATHNRPELLRKAIDAALGQEYAGEIECVIVFDRSEPDPGLETVPAADGPRRSVKVTTNTRSPGLAGARNSGISLSDGEFVAFCDDDDEWLPGKLNAQVALFEPGVVAAVSGIRIQYSDSTTDRVPEGSTLELNVLIRSRVMEAHPSSVVVRRHALIDQIGLVDEQIPGSFAEDYDWIIRAAKVGPIAIAPAPYVIVRWGQSLFSSNWPVIIEALDYLVDKHPEFRESRSGYGRILGQRSFALAAVGRRREAARDIVRTLVRRPLEPRAYLAVAVALRLANPERIKAWAHRRGRGI; encoded by the coding sequence ATGGTGCGAACCTCGGACAGTCGCAGCTCGGCGGACGGGTCCGCCGCTGCACCCAAGATTTCGGTGGTGATCGCCACGCACAACCGCCCGGAACTGCTCCGGAAGGCGATCGACGCTGCGCTCGGGCAAGAGTACGCGGGTGAGATCGAATGTGTGATCGTCTTCGATCGAAGCGAGCCCGATCCCGGACTCGAGACAGTACCTGCGGCGGACGGACCTCGACGCTCCGTCAAGGTGACGACGAACACGCGCTCGCCCGGTCTCGCTGGAGCGCGCAACTCGGGGATCTCGCTCAGCGATGGTGAGTTCGTTGCGTTCTGTGATGACGATGACGAATGGCTCCCCGGGAAGCTGAACGCTCAAGTCGCCCTCTTCGAACCGGGTGTTGTCGCAGCGGTGAGTGGGATCCGGATCCAATACTCGGACAGCACCACCGATCGGGTTCCGGAGGGATCGACCCTCGAGCTCAACGTGCTGATTCGGTCGCGGGTGATGGAAGCCCACCCGTCGTCGGTCGTCGTCCGGCGGCACGCACTGATCGACCAGATCGGGCTCGTCGACGAACAGATCCCTGGCAGCTTTGCCGAGGATTACGACTGGATCATCAGGGCAGCCAAGGTCGGTCCGATCGCCATCGCTCCTGCCCCGTACGTGATCGTGCGCTGGGGTCAGTCGCTCTTCTCGAGCAACTGGCCGGTGATCATCGAAGCGCTCGACTACCTCGTCGACAAGCACCCGGAATTCCGTGAGAGCCGCTCAGGCTACGGCAGAATCCTCGGTCAACGTTCGTTTGCCCTGGCGGCGGTGGGGCGCCGTCGAGAGGCGGCCCGCGACATCGTTCGAACGCTCGTGCGGCGTCCGTTGGAGCCGCGAGCGTACTTGGCGGTCGCCGTGGCTCTGCGCCTCGCGAATCCCGAACGAATCAAGGCGTGGGCCCACCGGCGGGGCCGCGGGATCTGA
- a CDS encoding sulfotransferase, which translates to MSTIVYIGAVGRSGTTLLERTLATCERAAALGELVHLWDRGVGLNEPCGCGLPFHSCPFWLEVGRRAFGGWDLVDLDELRRDRRRVDRNRYIPWLIAPRLAPRPFQQARNRLIGTLDQLYIAIGEVATDTGNVVLVDSSKHPSYLFLLRALPSHQLRLLHVVRDPRGVAHSWTKRVSRPESSEDMERLGTVSAVGRWTSHNLLFQLASWLRVPTQRLAYEQFTADPTELFRRAEALLSGGDSLGSVPDLAGNLVELGIDHTASGNPMRFRSGNLTIRSDQAWRSSLPSGSRRVIELLTTPLRQWYAR; encoded by the coding sequence ATGAGCACGATCGTCTACATCGGGGCCGTCGGTCGCAGCGGCACGACGCTTCTCGAACGAACGCTCGCCACATGTGAGCGCGCAGCGGCACTCGGCGAGCTCGTCCATCTCTGGGATCGCGGTGTCGGGCTGAACGAACCTTGCGGGTGCGGGCTGCCGTTTCATTCGTGCCCCTTCTGGCTGGAAGTCGGACGACGAGCATTCGGAGGCTGGGATCTGGTCGACCTCGACGAACTCCGACGCGACCGCCGCCGCGTCGACCGCAACCGCTACATCCCGTGGTTGATCGCCCCTCGACTGGCCCCGAGGCCGTTCCAGCAAGCCCGCAACCGACTCATCGGGACGCTCGATCAGCTCTACATCGCGATCGGTGAGGTGGCGACAGACACTGGCAACGTCGTCCTCGTCGACTCGTCGAAGCACCCGTCGTACCTGTTCCTACTCCGGGCACTGCCCTCTCACCAGCTACGACTCTTACACGTCGTCCGGGACCCACGCGGCGTTGCCCACTCGTGGACAAAACGCGTCAGCCGCCCGGAGTCGTCGGAGGACATGGAGCGACTGGGGACGGTGTCGGCGGTCGGACGTTGGACGAGCCACAACCTGCTGTTTCAACTGGCGTCCTGGCTCAGGGTGCCGACGCAGCGCCTGGCGTACGAACAGTTCACGGCCGATCCAACAGAACTGTTCCGGCGCGCGGAGGCGCTGCTGTCGGGTGGCGACTCGCTCGGTTCCGTGCCCGACCTGGCCGGCAACCTCGTCGAACTCGGCATCGATCACACCGCTTCGGGTAACCCGATGCGGTTCAGATCCGGAAACTTGACGATCCGTTCCGATCAGGCGTGGCGTTCCAGCTTGCCCAGCGGGTCGCGTCGAGTGATCGAGCTGCTGACCACTCCCCTCCGCCAGTGGTATGCCCGCTGA
- a CDS encoding polysaccharide biosynthesis C-terminal domain-containing protein: MIRVIALTLPFAGLYEITLGALQARDEVLVAMVLDRIIRPTVQIGGMIAAGLHFASARSVTLAWAVPHVLVVIVALGLLTRTHVERRRTPDEHVSQSMLWRYTAPRSIARTAQTLTQRLDVLILAAVYPLEESGIYGTVSRCMIAGVFVATALRQTIQPQLRRLVVGGDQDSVRGLFGLSTTWLVLVSWPVYIVMMTHAPLVLSVFGDGYERGAPALVILSVAMLFATSCGLVDVVLLMLGKSWLSTVNILIALALNIVLNLILAPAYGMVGSAIGWLAAILATNLLPLLQVQRHGLSPLGRPLATAILVASATIALPMALTRLMFGTGVAPFFGVFAIALVLYGVTLWKLRSRVALDQLMRDIRRSPKSPAVA, from the coding sequence GTGATCCGTGTCATCGCCCTCACCCTGCCCTTTGCCGGACTCTACGAAATCACGCTCGGAGCGCTGCAAGCGCGCGACGAGGTGCTGGTCGCGATGGTGCTCGACCGCATCATCCGGCCAACCGTTCAGATCGGGGGAATGATCGCTGCTGGGCTGCACTTTGCGTCAGCGCGCTCCGTGACGCTCGCGTGGGCTGTCCCTCATGTGTTGGTCGTCATCGTGGCACTCGGCCTGCTGACGCGAACTCACGTCGAACGTCGGCGCACACCCGACGAACACGTGTCTCAATCGATGCTCTGGCGCTACACCGCCCCGCGGTCGATCGCTCGCACCGCTCAGACGCTGACACAGCGATTGGATGTTCTCATTCTCGCCGCCGTGTATCCGCTGGAGGAGTCCGGTATCTACGGAACGGTCTCACGCTGCATGATCGCCGGGGTATTCGTGGCCACGGCATTGCGTCAGACGATCCAGCCACAGCTTCGCCGCTTGGTCGTGGGGGGCGACCAGGATTCCGTTCGAGGCCTGTTTGGTCTCTCGACGACCTGGTTGGTGCTCGTGAGCTGGCCCGTCTACATCGTCATGATGACGCACGCGCCTCTGGTTCTGAGCGTCTTCGGTGACGGATATGAGCGTGGAGCGCCAGCGTTGGTCATCCTCTCGGTCGCAATGTTGTTCGCCACCTCATGTGGACTCGTCGACGTCGTGCTCCTGATGCTGGGTAAGTCCTGGCTCTCGACGGTGAACATCTTGATCGCTCTCGCGCTCAACATCGTGCTCAACCTGATCCTTGCCCCGGCGTACGGAATGGTGGGATCGGCGATCGGGTGGCTGGCCGCCATCTTGGCCACCAACCTGCTTCCCCTCCTTCAGGTGCAGCGTCACGGGTTGTCTCCGCTCGGACGTCCGCTCGCCACGGCAATTCTCGTTGCATCAGCCACGATCGCGCTTCCGATGGCGCTCACCCGGCTGATGTTCGGGACCGGTGTCGCTCCGTTCTTCGGGGTATTCGCGATCGCGCTCGTTCTCTACGGCGTCACACTGTGGAAGCTTCGAAGCCGAGTCGCTCTCGATCAGCTGATGCGAGACATCCGGAGATCCCCGAAGTCACCAGCGGTCGCCTGA